Genomic window (Drosophila ananassae strain 14024-0371.13 chromosome 3L, ASM1763931v2, whole genome shotgun sequence):
ACAGTGCCTCCCGTAAAAACCTCAATACTTTGTCCACATACGGTCGTTACGGGGTAGGAGCGGAAAACGAGAGCGTATGCAAATGCACTTTAGTTTATTTCAACTGCGCTGCATGCATAAAATATGGAGCCATCATCGCAGAGACTCGCATCCATCTGCGCCCGGTTCCTGTTCCCGACTTCCACCACATCCGCCCACTGGCCGAAGGGGAACCCGCTTCCTCCTGCCCCTTCCCGAGGACTTACCTGGCACTCGTACATGCCGTGATCCCGGCGCTGCACAAACTTTATCTGCAAGGTCCACATGTTGGATCCGGGCGTGTGCAGTATCGCGAAGCGCTCGTCGTTGGTGTAGAGTTGGGCCCCCGACGACAGGATGTGCCAGTCCCGGCGGCGGATCCAAGAAATTTGATTCTGTTGACGAGAGCCAATACCCAGCCGTGTTATTAACAAAGCGAACAAATTGGAAATCGAGTATTATGCGCACAGATAATTAATAGCACTACAAAGTAGGCAGCACAAAGCCGCTCATGCAATTAGCGAAACATGCGAATGCTTCTCgaaaagtaattaaaaaatgctcACATGCGGCCCTCTTTGCCCTCTCTGTCGCTTGCCACCAAACCACCAAGCGTTGGCTGGGTGCAGCGGGGATTGAATTACAACTTGGGCTTACACGCGgataaactatttttaatgcCTAGCAGGTGCGCAGTCAGGAACGAATGAAGCTGCGGCTGGATAATGTGGGTCAagggatttcgagctactgaTGAGTCTCGACGAAGGATACCCCGCACATTGTAGTGTATGAATGGCACTTCTGCGTTCGATTTATAAAGGATTAAATGTCAATTAATTGCCTCCATATTTAGTAAGCATTAGATATGAACTGCCAGGAATTTTATTTGAATGGGTATCGGGTGattcaatttaaattcatattattcataattcataaaaagagaaataatagtgatagacatttaaaaaaaatgtttcaataTATCTGTTGGTGGAATATCATCATTTGATATCATCATTTATTTGTCAATGTTGTGAATGGGCATTTCATGAGACTTCAAACTGCATGTTCTGAAAAAAGCTCCTTACGCACATGGGATACGTTTCAGAAGAATGTTCGGGGGTATCCTTCTAATTAATTGACATTTTTTAGCCCATGTATTGAGAGTCCCATCAAGCATTGTGTGCCCGTTGTGGTGCTTAATTGCTTGTTAGCCAAACCGAATGTCAAACAGTGTGTCCTGAAATTGTCATTCTGCCGAACGTTTGCTTTCAACTACAAATTAAGCTCTTGTTCGGCTGTTGTTCGTACTTGGCTGCTCAACAAATTAGACTTTTGCGTGCCGCATTCGAGAAAACAATAAGCGAAATGAAAATGCCATATAATTAGACaggaaaatgaaatgaaaacgaaaacgcaaacggaaacggaaatggcaaTGGAGAGGGAGTGGTAGTGTGAGTGAGAGTGGGAGCGGTGCGGGTGTGGGTGCGGGAAAAAGCAGAacaagttttaaataaaatatgcatGTTGCATTGCAGCAGCAGTTGTGCTCGCCAGCAGATCTGTCCCGTCCTATTTGGCGGTCTTGAACTGAATTGAATTTCGCGGCTCCGCCGGCTGGTGGGAACCAATGGGTCGGAcctgcaggaggaggaggtgctAGCGTTCACCGTGAACTGCACTGAACTACTGCTAGAATGCGGGAGTGTCCTCGCGGTTCGACGAGGCACAATTAGAGAGACAAAAACAAACCCAATTTACACCCACTCTGTCCACGCCGGAGACCTTGCAGACCAGGAAGGCGGTGCCACCCAACTGGACGGTTGTGTTGTGCGCCATCAGCTGTTGCGAAAGAAGAAAAGAGGGAGGGGAAGAAAACACACAAGACAAAAAGTTAAAAGTTCATTGTAAGGTGTGGGGTGGGTGTGTAAACGGGGCTCCAAACGAAACTGGCTCCGAACCCAGCAAAACACCGCCACCCCGTCGCTCCAGTTCCTGATAAATCAGCGTCGGATTCGAGTCTTTCGCGCAGCAAAGAAGTGAGTGTTTGGGGGCCTGGTGAGCTTGCTATTTGGATAATTAGATTCGAAGCCAGTGCGAATGAATTATAAATAAGCACTAAAGATTAATTAGCCGCGGTTTAGATCCAGGCTCGTCCTTTACACTCTCTCTAGGGCGTAATTAGCGCCAAGCCGCTTGGGTGTTATTTCTGGATTCTTCCTCGCAGGGTGCATTCTCCTTCGGCATCATTAACATATTGATTGGGCTTGCGTCTTACCTTCACCCTCATACTATTCATCTGCGACTGCAATTGACTGAAGTTTAGAGCGGCACCGGGCGTGGCACTAGCTTATTGCATTTGGAACAGGGGGCTATGAAGGTCAATCTGTCATCGGGACTTACCTCGCTATCCTCGAACATTGGACTGTCACTTGAGTCAAGATTATTATCCAATTTTGAGTCTGCCCCCACTCCGCCGCGCATCCATAGCTTCTTCCAGTCGTTATCTGTTAGTATTGACTTTTGATCTGCAATCAGAAAAGAGTAGCCACGAGCGTAAGTCGCAAATTGTGTTAAAGTTCCGATTGTTCTGATTCGAGTGCAATCAGCAGAGTGTCTGGGTGTGCTGCTGGCAAGTGAATGAGATTGGCCCCGAGCTTGGTGAGGGCTAATCCCATCCCAAATAGCATACTACTCTTCCCCAGGATATCTCCAATCTGGGCCTGTTGAAATGATACATCAGGTACTTGATGGACCTCGCAATGCTTAGTCTTGTATCAGGTTATTGACTTCTGACTgccttttgataaaaaaaaactgccgAATCAATCCTACGCGGATATACCTCAATCTATTTCTCCGAAATACAATGCTAGAGGAGCTCCTTAATAGGTTTTGGAATTATAAACTGGTCGTTGCTGCCCTTTGAACGCAGAAGTGGGGCCGTCAGGCTCTCCTCAATGGCGATTGTGTGGAATCAGTCAGGTGAAAAAAGTTGTGTCTTAGAGACCTCCAATTTGCTGAGCGGAGAAGCGGGACGCAGTTCAAGTCAAAATGTGTAATAATGTTGTCTGCAGGATCTGCAGATGGAGGTGTGCGCCCACCTCTGGAATTCGACTATAAAACCCAGCGAAGCGAACTCGCAGTTTTATTGCCTCGTAAATTTTTATAGTTCATACTTTAGGCATGCGTATGCAGGACTCCAATCGGGAACATACGAGGACATGTGTATGTATTTTCGGGTTTCTTTTCCAGCGCCAATGTTATTTTTGTCGGCAGAGACCGCACTGACGTCAAATACTTTGGGCCACGATGCATTGATTTTAAAATGGGCCGTTCGCCTCAGAAGTGTTCTGTTTACGAGTGTCCTCGCTGGTGGTGTACACACACAGCCTCATGGCGTAGAAGGTCCTGCTAATGCCCCACTATTAATTATGTGGAATGAGCCAGGCAAAGCCAGCAGAGACGGGAGCAGCATGGAAGCGGCAGCACAAAGGCGAGTCCACTTGACTCGAGTCTTCTCGTGGCGGCTTTATGACAGGTCAGGTCGGCTTTGCCATCAAACATAAATTATTATACATACCCACACGCGTTATCTTTGCATTTGTATGCATGACAGTCGAACACACACAGCCGAGCTCTGGGCTAGGGGCAAGTGGAAATATATTGCGCATGTTTAAGGGAATGTAAATGCTCGGGCAGAGACTTTGGCTGAGGTCAAGTGTGGGTGGAATAGGCGGGGTGGAGAAAGTGGGTGATGGGCGGTGGGTGGTGGGCTGTGGGCGGCGGGCGGCGGGCGGCGGGCCGTGGTGAAGGCCAAACACGATAATAGTGAAAGAACACGCACTGCTAATAAAACGGCTAGAGCCGCGTATTTCAACGCATCCTGTACTCGGCGGTACGTGCGCATGTCAGCTGCCTTCGGCTTAGGCGTGTGAATTATATTATGCCTGAAAGTAGGCAACTGTAATAAAACTTGCGCAAAAAGCGATAGAAAAGGACACACCCCTCGCCCGCCGACTCCGAGCTAACCGGATGCCGCAACAAAAGTAGCAAAAACTGGCAATACATGAGACTCCCTTCGTTCCGTTTAGTTTCCTTTCGTTTGCCgaatttttcatttcatttaccCCCGCCTGCCAGCGCCCGCTGCTAAAAAGCGATAAATAATGAAGTCAGCAAGTGCGGCTGGCATGCTCGCatgtttattattaataataaatatttcttgTCAATCTCTCGCCCCACGCCCTCAACCGCTTAAGTTATATGGCCAGCAGTCACGACACACTGGTTATTGTCCCTGTTGTCGCCAGTATTGGTTGTTGTTAGTGTTTCTATTGTTTTTTCTGAGCTTCTTCCTGCGACCTGTcgtgttttaaaatattatttatctGTCTCCGTTGACTGAGGTCTACATGGCATATACCTAATATTTAATGCCTTGCCAATATGTCTGCGCTAAGCTCCAAATCTGCTTAGGCCGACGGAGCGCTTAGCACTTTTGAAGCAGCCTGCCAGGCGCTCCGTGACCTGGCGGTCGCAAAAGACACCCCCCGCCCGGTCCCCGTCTACAGGCCAGAGGTCGCACCTCCGCCCACCCCAGACGCTTAATTTGAAAACCGCTAAGCAAATTTGCAATACTGCTGACTGAGGCACACCCACACCCCACCACAAACCCTCACTTTTGTGCCCCACTCGGAGCCACCCACTCAGCACTTCCAACTCATTTGCACTTAAGACTTGAGTGCGAGGATACGCGAAATCGTGTTACGAGGTGAAACGCACgagaaaaatggaaaatctCTGGAAAATGCTAGCTTTTGCCCCTTGTTTGTTTGCAGAGCAAAGAGTGTGTCTCTCCCTCTAGCGACCTTGGGCCCCAGCCAATGTGCCACGGCTATGCCCCTTGGAAGGGCTAAGCTCGCCTTGGTCGACATGGAGACTTATTTTTTCGACGACGCTCTGCGAAGAAGCCACAAAAGGCGTCTGAGAAAACTTTTGGCATGGTCGAATGGCGATGAGATATTTGGGAAATATAATACGAAGTGTTGGATGGAAAACATAAGCTTAAATAACAGATAACTTTCTAGAAAACAAAATAGTGGTACTGGAGCTCGTGCCTTCATGAATGCATTAGGTGTGTAGTTTGTACTGATATTCCCCAAcaagaaacttaaaaattcCGAGAGAGAGGTCGTGTGCTGGGGAACTTTCTGTTAGTGTCATGGACAAACTTTCAAATAAACTGCAGGTGCGAGTCCCTAAGGGAATTCGCTGTCTGGCAGCAGACAGCACAAGTTTTTGAGATTGATtagttttctttaaatatccggcactaaaataataaattcggTGTGATTCGACTCATTTTGACGTAAGTGACAGTCTTAAACATATCATTGGAGCCAAGGATAATTATTCGCTGGCAAAGTAAGCATGAAATCTTGTGGGGAATGAAAATAGGCGCTTCGTCACTGAAACTTGAAAGTTTAATTTTTCCGAAACCGCCAGTCTCTCCCAGCTGGTGAGCTTACATCCACGCGCCCTCTTTACACACTTTCCGCCCCAGCGCCTTCCGCACTTTAAAAGTCAATTTACAAAGTTTTTTCTGACAACGATTTTCAAGCCACAAGGCGTCgcaataaattttcaatttttgcacTGTCACGCGAGCTTCGTTTGTTTTTCGACTACGGTTTTGACTGCGACCCTCTCACCCTCCCCCTTGCCGACGGCGTGGCCCTTGCAAAGTGCCCGCAGCCACCCACTTTCCTCAGGAGGCTGCGTAATGAGCGGACCTCTCGTTTCGATAAGGTGTCGCCTTTGCCGTGTCGGATAATTTATGCGCAACGCGTTTGGCGAGCTGCGAAAAAAGCAACAGAAAGCGGCAAGCTTAGGGGACAGGGGTGTGCCCCGCCGACGACCCAAGTTAAAACCAAAGCCGCAAGGGCAGCAACTACGACGACGGCCCCATCGCCCATTGCCCATCAACAAGGTGGGTCGCCCTCGGTGCTAATCTTTCCCCTGTGTATTTTTCATTATCCTTATTATTTGTGAATGTTACGTGTTGGCCATAACTTTGGAAGTCTAACGATGCGTATACGTGACGTACCAAGTGCTCTGGGCTTGGCTGCTTCGCTTCGCTGTTCGGCAGCGACGCCCATTTAAAGTAAATTAGCGAAAGGTCAAGCGATGCGGTGTGgatgaaaaattaataactgtTTGCAAAGCAATCGCCGAAAGCCTAAAGTTACTTGGCTGCACTTTGGATTCGAGTGCCCAGTACCCACCCGACCTACCCCTCGTATTTACTTGGCATCGTTTGGCTGCATTCCATTTGCGAAATGAATGGCAAACAGTCAGATGTGCTAATTGTTCTTGCCACCAAGTCCTGCCGCCGTATTCAAAGTATTCCGTGCCAAAGTTTGGTCCGCAGGTGAAAGCTTTCGGATTGAGCCCGATGCCTTGGCCCATCCCTGATGATTAAAATTCGTGGCACAATAAATCCGTAAATTGGCCAAAGTTTTAGGCCGCTTTGGCCGTGCGTCTAGGCCTTAGACTTTAATTGTTGGCCTGCGGCCTTAGGGGTGTTTTTGCAACGATTTGTAGGCTCCgtgttaatattaaaataaactgCTGCATACTTTGAAGAACTGACTGAGCACTCGGCATAAATTTCGACTTAATTTACATAGTACTTCCCCGAATAAGCCTGCCGCTTCGACCGAGGAAGCCCCCTAATTAAATAGTGAGAGCGAAAGTGTGACAGGGAAACGGGTGCTCGAAAGGAAGGGTAATGGGATTTTCAACGCACCTGGCTCGAGAGTCGTGGCAAGAAGCAGGGTCGGCAGACACAGCAGCAGGATGCGCAGCTCCATGAGGTGCATGGGTCGCCGCAAGGGCAGCAGCAGTCGTGGCAGCACCATTGACGGTTCCTTTGGCTTCTTTCTCTTCCTTTCCGATCCGACTTTGCGACTACTCCCACCGTCTACGCCTATGGCCGCTGTACCGCCTAGAGCTTAAATCCCTGAATTGATGGGGCACATCGATGGGCGGCAGTGGAATTGTTCGACTCGTTGTTGTGGCTGCTTATTAGGGTTAATGGCTTTTTGAATGAACGTGCAACAATGTCGGCATCTCCGGCCCATATACGCCTCACTGGGCCAGCAAGGAAAAactgttgttattgttgttgttgtctggGGTTGCTAGTTCctagttgccagttgccagtttcCAGATGCTAGGTCCTTGTTAGATGCGATGCGCCGCTGATAAATGAAGCTGGTCCAATGTGAGCACTTTTTTCCTTTCCGCTGTCGCCTGTCAATGCGTTGTCTGCTGTCTAATGTCCTTCGCCCGCCTGTTGTCCTGTGCAACACAATGCGCCCTCCCCGCTTCACGGGCGCCTTATACTGCCGTATGCAATTCGTTGGGCGCAGAGCGCTCTTTCTTTAGGCTTTTCTTCTCTAGGGAGCTTCACACGAGGTCTCCATCATTTTTCATGTCAATGCGTGTTAGCACATTAAGCCTCGTCTGGCTGTATCTATCTTGTATTGTGTGGCTGGCAAAAAATTAACACCCgctttttatgaaattacaTTCAATTTGCTATAGTGGCTGTTCGCGTTGCCATGAACAATGGTGTAGCGTTGTGGCAATGATGAATCGCTTCCAACGTAATGTCCATTGAGGACTCTTGTTTTCCCGCTTTCCGGTCTCCGCTTCCGCTTTTCCGGTCCTCCATTGGCTTTTCTTTCTCAGCGTGGTGCTCAGCGAGCTGAAACAAGATAAATATAGAAAAGTGCATGAGTGACGGAGTGGCAAAAAGTAACTAATTTCTGAAAATAAGTATGCGTTATAGAAACAAAAACTAACACTGGGGCTAATTAAAAGCGTAATTGACTTCATGGAAGGTCTCTGGTTCAATGACCCCAGCATGTGCCCCCCTTGCCATTCGTTTccattttaaacaaatttatttattgccgAGGAAAATTCGTCACATTATGTATTTCTGGGTGGGTTTGGTTTTGGGGAGACGAGAGTGGTAGCAGGACAATTGGTTTGTTCAAGATTATGCAAAGTGGTCGCCGAAGACGCCACTGTAATGGCTCAGCAATTGGCTGGACGGACAGGATGCCAGGACCCAACGACCTTAGAACATAACCTCAGAGCGGGATTTTccataaatttgtatttatttgccCGCACGCGTGAGtgagtttatttaaatttttatgctGAGATGCATAAAAAGAGATGGCCACTGGCAACTTGGTCAAAGTTTTGTGGCCAGTCATAATTTTTATCTGCAGCTCGGCTCTTTGTTCTACGTCTGCTTTTTATTGTGACTTTACATTTTataagtttttatatttatgtcgATATTTTGGGGGCTTGGGCCGGAGCCAGCTCTTCAATTGGATGGTATCGTGGGGACTGGCGGCGCGAGTGAGCGTGGGTTTGTTCAACTCGCTGTGCAAATAGCGCTAATGAATCCGAATTTTGCGAAGCGTTGTGcacataaattaaaattgaaattcgGCCGCAGGATTGCCAAAGCGTTCGTTCATTTTAATTACAAAACTATGTGGTTTTCTGAGCATGGCGATTTTCTGGTTTTGATTTCGCTCTGCAGCCCGCAAGAATGCGAGCTTTTTAATTAACACTGCTGGTCTGCTGCTTGCTCTCATGGCCAAACATTAGGAAATGTCATGCGGCCCGAATTTATGACACACTCGTGTacaattcatttaaattgATAAGGGTGGCACAGCTCCAGCttccagttgccagttgccattTGCTATTTTGCTATTTGCTGCCATTTTGCCTTTTTCGGACTCGCATATCGCATCGCAAGTGCAGCAGTTTAGAGTAATTCGCAGAGTAAATGTCATGCCAGAGGAATTCTTGTTTATGCATTTGTGTTCTCGgtgcgagtgcgagtgcgagtCCTCGCCCAAGTGTAAGTGCAAGTGTAAGTGTATGTGTGAGTGCTGTTCAACACAACTATGCACTTAAATGCAGTCACGTACACACACAGAGACGTCCATATTATTATCTTGACACAATGGTGCcataaaacttaaagaccCCCACAGCATTTTGCCTTTCCGAATGCCTTTGCCTTCGCTCTAGCGAGGGCAAGTGCTGAAGGACATGGCGTTTGCCTTGCCTCATGCTGCCTTTGCCTCtctctgtttctgtttctgttactGTTTTTGTGTCTCTTTCTGTTCGCCCTCTGTTACTGCCTTTGTCCGCCCTTTGCTCCCCATTCACACACTGCACACACATATGCGCACTTGTATGCAATCCGCGCACACAAATACACAGCCACCCAGTCGTCCTGCCCTGCGTCCTGTTTGTGCTCCCCTATCCCTGCGCTCTGGAGGTTATATGGAAATTGTAATAAGTTGGAAACCAAAAAGCTGATGTCATGAGGTTAGTTGC
Coding sequences:
- the LOC6493901 gene encoding hemicentin-1 isoform X4; translated protein: MVLPRLLLPLRRPMHLMELRILLLCLPTLLLATTLEPDQKSILTDNDWKKLWMRGGVGADSKLDNNLDSSDSPMFEDSEMAHNTTVQLGGTAFLVCKVSGVDRNQISWIRRRDWHILSSGAQLYTNDERFAILHTPGSNMWTLQIKFVQRRDHGMYECQVSTPTGIISHFVNLQVVVPEAFILGSGELHVDMGSTINLVCIIEKSPTPPQYVYWQKNDRLINYVDSRRDITIETTPGPRTQSRLIIREPQITDSGNYTCSASNTEPASIYVFVSKGDNMAAISRRKTSSADRLTHIFRSMLAPCLLLNTVVVRRILLT
- the LOC6493901 gene encoding hemicentin-2 isoform X3, with product MVLPRLLLPLRRPMHLMELRILLLCLPTLLLATTLEPDQKSILTDNDWKKLWMRGGVGADSKLDNNLDSSDSPMFEDSELMAHNTTVQLGGTAFLVCKVSGVDRNQISWIRRRDWHILSSGAQLYTNDERFAILHTPGSNMWTLQIKFVQRRDHGMYECQVSTPTGIISHFVNLQVVVPEAFILGSGELHVDMGSTINLVCIIEKSPTPPQYVYWQKNDRLINYVDSRRDITIETTPGPRTQSRLIIREPQITDSGNYTCSASNTEPASIYVFVSKGDNMAAISRRKTSSADRLTHIFRSMLAPCLLLNTVVVRRILLT
- the LOC6493901 gene encoding zwei Ig domain protein zig-8 isoform X1, producing the protein MVLPRLLLPLRRPMHLMELRILLLCLPTLLLATTLEPDQKSILTDNDWKKLWMRGGVGADSKLDNNLDSSDSPMFEDSELMAHNTTVQLGGTAFLVCKVSGVDRVGVNWNQISWIRRRDWHILSSGAQLYTNDERFAILHTPGSNMWTLQIKFVQRRDHGMYECQVSTPTGIISHFVNLQVVVPEAFILGSGELHVDMGSTINLVCIIEKSPTPPQYVYWQKNDRLINYVDSRRDITIETTPGPRTQSRLIIREPQITDSGNYTCSASNTEPASIYVFVSKGDNMAAISRRKTSSADRLTHIFRSMLAPCLLLNTVVVRRILLT
- the LOC6493901 gene encoding zwei Ig domain protein zig-8 isoform X2; the encoded protein is MVLPRLLLPLRRPMHLMELRILLLCLPTLLLATTLEPDQKSILTDNDWKKLWMRGGVGADSKLDNNLDSSDSPMFEDSEMAHNTTVQLGGTAFLVCKVSGVDRVGVNWNQISWIRRRDWHILSSGAQLYTNDERFAILHTPGSNMWTLQIKFVQRRDHGMYECQVSTPTGIISHFVNLQVVVPEAFILGSGELHVDMGSTINLVCIIEKSPTPPQYVYWQKNDRLINYVDSRRDITIETTPGPRTQSRLIIREPQITDSGNYTCSASNTEPASIYVFVSKGDNMAAISRRKTSSADRLTHIFRSMLAPCLLLNTVVVRRILLT